The Anser cygnoides isolate HZ-2024a breed goose chromosome 19, Taihu_goose_T2T_genome, whole genome shotgun sequence genome contains a region encoding:
- the RHBDF2 gene encoding inactive rhomboid protein 2 isoform X1, translated as MSSSDKNGGSRSGSSRLQSKKPPNLSIVIPPREAEEDGAHKEVSSSELRGHPSQGHPSRGHPSRGHPSPPSRALFLTLCSASQPAKAPIYRKSKSLQEPRSKGCDSSERRPGFRRQTSLSQSIRKGTAEWFGVSSDWEGKRQHWQRRSLQHCSMRYGKLKAAYRDMELPSQEAPSFQGTESPKPAKMPKIVDPLARGRPFRHPDETDRPHTPHHVLPPLTPGVVSLASFNSARSGYGRLPRRKRESVAHMSFRAAAALLRGRSALEPLAQKRRSNKRSFVYPSFMDEDVVDAADTLDSSFFSKMDLHDETYSMPDDVFESPPLSATYLRMHSVGEDVRASPEGEQPPLREGARLAASSAGTAPRRGRRIASKVKHFAFDRKKRYYGLGVVGKWLNRTYRRSLSSIVQSQLENTDSHRPYFTYWITFVHILITLLVIGTYGIAPIGFTQHVTTELVLRNKGVYESVKYIQQENFWIGPSSIDLIHLGAKFSPCIRKDRQVERLIQRERDRERGSGCCVQNDNSGCIQTLPQDCSETLATFIKWPGTNAPAMGSGEKRTSGAVCHQDPRTCEEPASNPPHVWPDDITRWPICTYETKTNHTGLAHMDCQIKGRPCCIGTKGSCEITTREYCEFMHGYFHEEATLCSQVHCLDEVCGLLPFLNPEVPDQFYRLWLSLFLHAGIIHCLVSVTFQMTVLRDLEKLAGWHRISIIFILSGITGNLASAIFLPYRAEVGPAGSQFGLLACLFVELFQSWQVLEKPWKAFLNLSGIVLFLFICGLLPWIDNIAHLFGFLSGLLLSFAFLPYITFGTVDKYRKRAMIIVSLLVFVGLFASLVVWLYVYPVNWRWIEYLTCLPFTSKFCEKYELEQVLH; from the exons ATGTCCTCCAGCGACAAGAACGGGGGCAGCCGCTCCGGCAGCAGCCGCCTGCAGAGCAAGAAGCCCCCCAACCTCTCCATCGTCATCCCCCCCAGGGAGGCAGAAGAGGACGGCGCCCACAAGGAGGTGAGCAGCAGCGAGCTCCGGGGGCACCCATCCCAGGGGCACCCATCCCGGGGGCACCCGTCCCGGGGGCACCCATCGCCGCCCTCCCGTGCTCTGTTCCTGAcgctctgctctgcctcccagcccGCCAAGGCCCCCATCTACCGCAAGAGCAAGAGCCTGCAGGAGCCCCGCTCGAAGGGATGCGACAGCTCGGAGCGGCGGCCGGGCTTTCGCCGGCAGACCTCCCTGTCCCAGAGCATCCGCAA GGGCACGGCGGAGTGGTTCGGCGTCAGCAGCGACTGGGAGGGGAAGCGGCAGCACTGGCAGCGCAGGagcctgcagcactgcagcatgAGGTACGGCAAGCTGAAGGCCGCCTATCGCGACATGGAGCTGCCCAGCCAGGAGGCGCCCTCCTTCCAAGGCACTGAGTCGCCCAAACCGGCCAAAATGCCCAAG atCGTGGACCCGCTGGCCAGGGGCCGTCCCTTCCGCCACCCCGACGAGACCGATCGGCCCCATACGCCCCACCACGTCCTGCCCCCGCTCACCCCCGGCGTCGTGTCCTTGGCCTCCTTCAACAGCGCCCGCTCCGGCTACGGCCGCCTGCCGCGGAGGAAGAGGGAGTCGGTCGCCCACATGAGCTTCAGGGCGGCCGCCGCGCTTCTCCGC GGACGCTCGGCCCTGGAGCCGCTGGCTCAGAAGCGGAGGAGCAACAAGAGGAGCTTCGTGTACCCCAGCTTCATGGACGAGGACGTGGTGGATGCTGCCGATACCCTGGACTCCTCCTTCTTCAGTAAG ATGGACCTGCACGACGAGACCTACTCCATGCCGGACGACGTCTTCGAGTCGCCGCCTCTCTCGGCCACCTACCTGCGCATGCACTCGGTGGGGGAGGACGTCAGGGCGTCCCCCGAGGGCGAGCAGCCCCCTCT GCGTGAAGGTGCCCGGCTCGCTGCATCCTCCGCTGGCACCGCTCCCCGGAGGGGCAGGCGCATCGCTTCCAAGGTGAAGCACTTCGCCTTCGACCGCAAGAAGCGCTACTacgggctgggggtggtgggcAAGTGGCTGAACAGGACGTACCGCCGCAGCCTCAGCAGCATCGTGCAGTCGCAGCTGGAGAACACCGACAGCCACCG GCCGTATTTCACCTACTGGATCACCTTTGTCCACATCCTCATCACCTTGCTGGTCATCGGCACGTACGGCATCGCTCCCATCGGCTTCACCCAGCACGTGACGACAGAGTTA GTGCTGAGGAACAAAGGCGTGTATGAAAGCGTCAAGTACATCCAGCAGGAGAACTTCTGGATCGGGCCCAGCTCG ATCGACCTGATCCACCTGGGGGCCAAGTTCTCGCCCTGCATCCGCAAGGACCGGCAGGTGGAGCGCCTCATCCAGCGCGAGCGGGACCGGGAGCGCGGCTCCGGCTGCTGCGTGCAGAACGACAACTCGGGCTGCATCCAGACGCTGCCGCAGGACTGCTCG GAGACGCTGGCGACGTTCATCAAGTGGCCGGGCACCAACGCGCCGGCCATGGGCTCGGGTGAGAAAAGGACGTCGGGGGCCGTGTGTCACCAGGACCCCAG GACGTGCGAGGAGCCGGCCTCGAACCCTCCCCACGTGTGGCCGGACGACATCACCAGGTGGCCG ATCTGCACCTACGAGACCAAAACCAACCACACGGGCTTGGCGCACATGGACTGCCAGATCAAGGGCCGGCCCTGCTGCATCGGCACCAAGGGCAG CTGCGAGATCACGACGCGGGAGTACTGCGAGTTCATGCACGGCTACTTCCACGAGGAGGCAACGCTCTGCTCGCAG GTGCACTGCCTGGATGAAGTCTGCGGCCTCCTGCCCTTCCTCAACCCGGAGGTCCCCGACCAGTTCTACCGCCTGTGGCTGTCCCTGTTCCTGCACGCGGG CATCATCCACTGCCTGGTGTCGGTGACTTTCCAGATGACGGTGCTGCGGGACCTGGAGAAGCTGGCGGGCTGGCATCGCATCTCCATCATCTTCATCCTCAGCGGCATCACGGGCAACCTGGCCAGTGCCATCTTCCTGCCGTACCGCGCGGAG GTGGGTCCGGCCGGGTCCCAGTTCGGCCTGCTGGCCTGCCTCTTCGTGGAGCTCTTCCAGAGCTGGCAAGTGCTGGAGAAGCCGTGGAAAGCCTTCCTCAACCTCTCCGGCATCgtcctcttcctcttcatctgcGGGCTCCTGCCCTGGATCGACAACATCGCCCACCTCTTCGGCTTCCTCAGcggcctcctcctctccttcgCCTTCCTCCCCTACATCACCTTCGGCACGGTGGACAAGTACCGCAAGCGGGCCATGATCATCGTGTCCCTGCTGGTCTTCGTGGGGCTCTTCGCCTCGCTGGTGGTCTGGCTCTACGTCTACCCCGTGAACTGGCGCTGGATCGAGTACCTCACCTGCCTGCCCTTCACCAGCAAGTTCTGCGAGAAGTACGAGCTGGAGCAGGTCCTGCACTGA
- the RHBDF2 gene encoding inactive rhomboid protein 2 isoform X2: MSSSDKNGGSRSGSSRLQSKKPPNLSIVIPPREAEEDGAHKEPAKAPIYRKSKSLQEPRSKGCDSSERRPGFRRQTSLSQSIRKGTAEWFGVSSDWEGKRQHWQRRSLQHCSMRYGKLKAAYRDMELPSQEAPSFQGTESPKPAKMPKIVDPLARGRPFRHPDETDRPHTPHHVLPPLTPGVVSLASFNSARSGYGRLPRRKRESVAHMSFRAAAALLRGRSALEPLAQKRRSNKRSFVYPSFMDEDVVDAADTLDSSFFSKMDLHDETYSMPDDVFESPPLSATYLRMHSVGEDVRASPEGEQPPLREGARLAASSAGTAPRRGRRIASKVKHFAFDRKKRYYGLGVVGKWLNRTYRRSLSSIVQSQLENTDSHRPYFTYWITFVHILITLLVIGTYGIAPIGFTQHVTTELVLRNKGVYESVKYIQQENFWIGPSSIDLIHLGAKFSPCIRKDRQVERLIQRERDRERGSGCCVQNDNSGCIQTLPQDCSETLATFIKWPGTNAPAMGSGEKRTSGAVCHQDPRTCEEPASNPPHVWPDDITRWPICTYETKTNHTGLAHMDCQIKGRPCCIGTKGSCEITTREYCEFMHGYFHEEATLCSQVHCLDEVCGLLPFLNPEVPDQFYRLWLSLFLHAGIIHCLVSVTFQMTVLRDLEKLAGWHRISIIFILSGITGNLASAIFLPYRAEVGPAGSQFGLLACLFVELFQSWQVLEKPWKAFLNLSGIVLFLFICGLLPWIDNIAHLFGFLSGLLLSFAFLPYITFGTVDKYRKRAMIIVSLLVFVGLFASLVVWLYVYPVNWRWIEYLTCLPFTSKFCEKYELEQVLH, from the exons ATGTCCTCCAGCGACAAGAACGGGGGCAGCCGCTCCGGCAGCAGCCGCCTGCAGAGCAAGAAGCCCCCCAACCTCTCCATCGTCATCCCCCCCAGGGAGGCAGAAGAGGACGGCGCCCACAAGGAG cccGCCAAGGCCCCCATCTACCGCAAGAGCAAGAGCCTGCAGGAGCCCCGCTCGAAGGGATGCGACAGCTCGGAGCGGCGGCCGGGCTTTCGCCGGCAGACCTCCCTGTCCCAGAGCATCCGCAA GGGCACGGCGGAGTGGTTCGGCGTCAGCAGCGACTGGGAGGGGAAGCGGCAGCACTGGCAGCGCAGGagcctgcagcactgcagcatgAGGTACGGCAAGCTGAAGGCCGCCTATCGCGACATGGAGCTGCCCAGCCAGGAGGCGCCCTCCTTCCAAGGCACTGAGTCGCCCAAACCGGCCAAAATGCCCAAG atCGTGGACCCGCTGGCCAGGGGCCGTCCCTTCCGCCACCCCGACGAGACCGATCGGCCCCATACGCCCCACCACGTCCTGCCCCCGCTCACCCCCGGCGTCGTGTCCTTGGCCTCCTTCAACAGCGCCCGCTCCGGCTACGGCCGCCTGCCGCGGAGGAAGAGGGAGTCGGTCGCCCACATGAGCTTCAGGGCGGCCGCCGCGCTTCTCCGC GGACGCTCGGCCCTGGAGCCGCTGGCTCAGAAGCGGAGGAGCAACAAGAGGAGCTTCGTGTACCCCAGCTTCATGGACGAGGACGTGGTGGATGCTGCCGATACCCTGGACTCCTCCTTCTTCAGTAAG ATGGACCTGCACGACGAGACCTACTCCATGCCGGACGACGTCTTCGAGTCGCCGCCTCTCTCGGCCACCTACCTGCGCATGCACTCGGTGGGGGAGGACGTCAGGGCGTCCCCCGAGGGCGAGCAGCCCCCTCT GCGTGAAGGTGCCCGGCTCGCTGCATCCTCCGCTGGCACCGCTCCCCGGAGGGGCAGGCGCATCGCTTCCAAGGTGAAGCACTTCGCCTTCGACCGCAAGAAGCGCTACTacgggctgggggtggtgggcAAGTGGCTGAACAGGACGTACCGCCGCAGCCTCAGCAGCATCGTGCAGTCGCAGCTGGAGAACACCGACAGCCACCG GCCGTATTTCACCTACTGGATCACCTTTGTCCACATCCTCATCACCTTGCTGGTCATCGGCACGTACGGCATCGCTCCCATCGGCTTCACCCAGCACGTGACGACAGAGTTA GTGCTGAGGAACAAAGGCGTGTATGAAAGCGTCAAGTACATCCAGCAGGAGAACTTCTGGATCGGGCCCAGCTCG ATCGACCTGATCCACCTGGGGGCCAAGTTCTCGCCCTGCATCCGCAAGGACCGGCAGGTGGAGCGCCTCATCCAGCGCGAGCGGGACCGGGAGCGCGGCTCCGGCTGCTGCGTGCAGAACGACAACTCGGGCTGCATCCAGACGCTGCCGCAGGACTGCTCG GAGACGCTGGCGACGTTCATCAAGTGGCCGGGCACCAACGCGCCGGCCATGGGCTCGGGTGAGAAAAGGACGTCGGGGGCCGTGTGTCACCAGGACCCCAG GACGTGCGAGGAGCCGGCCTCGAACCCTCCCCACGTGTGGCCGGACGACATCACCAGGTGGCCG ATCTGCACCTACGAGACCAAAACCAACCACACGGGCTTGGCGCACATGGACTGCCAGATCAAGGGCCGGCCCTGCTGCATCGGCACCAAGGGCAG CTGCGAGATCACGACGCGGGAGTACTGCGAGTTCATGCACGGCTACTTCCACGAGGAGGCAACGCTCTGCTCGCAG GTGCACTGCCTGGATGAAGTCTGCGGCCTCCTGCCCTTCCTCAACCCGGAGGTCCCCGACCAGTTCTACCGCCTGTGGCTGTCCCTGTTCCTGCACGCGGG CATCATCCACTGCCTGGTGTCGGTGACTTTCCAGATGACGGTGCTGCGGGACCTGGAGAAGCTGGCGGGCTGGCATCGCATCTCCATCATCTTCATCCTCAGCGGCATCACGGGCAACCTGGCCAGTGCCATCTTCCTGCCGTACCGCGCGGAG GTGGGTCCGGCCGGGTCCCAGTTCGGCCTGCTGGCCTGCCTCTTCGTGGAGCTCTTCCAGAGCTGGCAAGTGCTGGAGAAGCCGTGGAAAGCCTTCCTCAACCTCTCCGGCATCgtcctcttcctcttcatctgcGGGCTCCTGCCCTGGATCGACAACATCGCCCACCTCTTCGGCTTCCTCAGcggcctcctcctctccttcgCCTTCCTCCCCTACATCACCTTCGGCACGGTGGACAAGTACCGCAAGCGGGCCATGATCATCGTGTCCCTGCTGGTCTTCGTGGGGCTCTTCGCCTCGCTGGTGGTCTGGCTCTACGTCTACCCCGTGAACTGGCGCTGGATCGAGTACCTCACCTGCCTGCCCTTCACCAGCAAGTTCTGCGAGAAGTACGAGCTGGAGCAGGTCCTGCACTGA
- the RHBDF2 gene encoding inactive rhomboid protein 2 isoform X3, with the protein MSSSDKNGGSRSGSSRLQSKKPPNLSIVIPPREAEEDGAHKEVSSSELRGHPSQGHPSRGHPSRGHPSPPSRALFLTLCSASQPAKAPIYRKSKSLQEPRSKGCDSSERRPGFRRQTSLSQSIRKGTAEWFGVSSDWEGKRQHWQRRSLQHCSMRYGKLKAAYRDMELPSQEAPSFQGTESPKPAKMPKIVDPLARGRPFRHPDETDRPHTPHHVLPPLTPGVVSLASFNSARSGYGRLPRRKRESVAHMSFRAAAALLRGRSALEPLAQKRRSNKRSFVYPSFMDEDVVDAADTLDSSFFSKMDLHDETYSMPDDVFESPPLSATYLRMHSVGEDVRASPEGEQPPLREGARLAASSAGTAPRRGRRIASKVKHFAFDRKKRYYGLGVVGKWLNRTYRRSLSSIVQSQLENTDSHRPYFTYWITFVHILITLLVIGTYGIAPIGFTQHVTTELVLRNKGVYESVKYIQQENFWIGPSSIDLIHLGAKFSPCIRKDRQVERLIQRERDRERGSGCCVQNDNSGCIQTLPQDCSETLATFIKWPGTNAPAMGSGEKRTSGAVCHQDPRTCEEPASNPPHVWPDDITRWPICTYETKTNHTGLAHMDCQIKGRPCCIGTKGSCEITTREYCEFMHGYFHEEATLCSQVHCLDEVCGLLPFLNPEVPDQFYRLWLSLFLHAG; encoded by the exons ATGTCCTCCAGCGACAAGAACGGGGGCAGCCGCTCCGGCAGCAGCCGCCTGCAGAGCAAGAAGCCCCCCAACCTCTCCATCGTCATCCCCCCCAGGGAGGCAGAAGAGGACGGCGCCCACAAGGAGGTGAGCAGCAGCGAGCTCCGGGGGCACCCATCCCAGGGGCACCCATCCCGGGGGCACCCGTCCCGGGGGCACCCATCGCCGCCCTCCCGTGCTCTGTTCCTGAcgctctgctctgcctcccagcccGCCAAGGCCCCCATCTACCGCAAGAGCAAGAGCCTGCAGGAGCCCCGCTCGAAGGGATGCGACAGCTCGGAGCGGCGGCCGGGCTTTCGCCGGCAGACCTCCCTGTCCCAGAGCATCCGCAA GGGCACGGCGGAGTGGTTCGGCGTCAGCAGCGACTGGGAGGGGAAGCGGCAGCACTGGCAGCGCAGGagcctgcagcactgcagcatgAGGTACGGCAAGCTGAAGGCCGCCTATCGCGACATGGAGCTGCCCAGCCAGGAGGCGCCCTCCTTCCAAGGCACTGAGTCGCCCAAACCGGCCAAAATGCCCAAG atCGTGGACCCGCTGGCCAGGGGCCGTCCCTTCCGCCACCCCGACGAGACCGATCGGCCCCATACGCCCCACCACGTCCTGCCCCCGCTCACCCCCGGCGTCGTGTCCTTGGCCTCCTTCAACAGCGCCCGCTCCGGCTACGGCCGCCTGCCGCGGAGGAAGAGGGAGTCGGTCGCCCACATGAGCTTCAGGGCGGCCGCCGCGCTTCTCCGC GGACGCTCGGCCCTGGAGCCGCTGGCTCAGAAGCGGAGGAGCAACAAGAGGAGCTTCGTGTACCCCAGCTTCATGGACGAGGACGTGGTGGATGCTGCCGATACCCTGGACTCCTCCTTCTTCAGTAAG ATGGACCTGCACGACGAGACCTACTCCATGCCGGACGACGTCTTCGAGTCGCCGCCTCTCTCGGCCACCTACCTGCGCATGCACTCGGTGGGGGAGGACGTCAGGGCGTCCCCCGAGGGCGAGCAGCCCCCTCT GCGTGAAGGTGCCCGGCTCGCTGCATCCTCCGCTGGCACCGCTCCCCGGAGGGGCAGGCGCATCGCTTCCAAGGTGAAGCACTTCGCCTTCGACCGCAAGAAGCGCTACTacgggctgggggtggtgggcAAGTGGCTGAACAGGACGTACCGCCGCAGCCTCAGCAGCATCGTGCAGTCGCAGCTGGAGAACACCGACAGCCACCG GCCGTATTTCACCTACTGGATCACCTTTGTCCACATCCTCATCACCTTGCTGGTCATCGGCACGTACGGCATCGCTCCCATCGGCTTCACCCAGCACGTGACGACAGAGTTA GTGCTGAGGAACAAAGGCGTGTATGAAAGCGTCAAGTACATCCAGCAGGAGAACTTCTGGATCGGGCCCAGCTCG ATCGACCTGATCCACCTGGGGGCCAAGTTCTCGCCCTGCATCCGCAAGGACCGGCAGGTGGAGCGCCTCATCCAGCGCGAGCGGGACCGGGAGCGCGGCTCCGGCTGCTGCGTGCAGAACGACAACTCGGGCTGCATCCAGACGCTGCCGCAGGACTGCTCG GAGACGCTGGCGACGTTCATCAAGTGGCCGGGCACCAACGCGCCGGCCATGGGCTCGGGTGAGAAAAGGACGTCGGGGGCCGTGTGTCACCAGGACCCCAG GACGTGCGAGGAGCCGGCCTCGAACCCTCCCCACGTGTGGCCGGACGACATCACCAGGTGGCCG ATCTGCACCTACGAGACCAAAACCAACCACACGGGCTTGGCGCACATGGACTGCCAGATCAAGGGCCGGCCCTGCTGCATCGGCACCAAGGGCAG CTGCGAGATCACGACGCGGGAGTACTGCGAGTTCATGCACGGCTACTTCCACGAGGAGGCAACGCTCTGCTCGCAG GTGCACTGCCTGGATGAAGTCTGCGGCCTCCTGCCCTTCCTCAACCCGGAGGTCCCCGACCAGTTCTACCGCCTGTGGCTGTCCCTGTTCCTGCACGCGGG ATGA
- the AANAT gene encoding serotonin N-acetyltransferase: MPVLSTSPFLKPARLRCPQNSPGRQRRHTLPASEFRCLSPEDAISVFEIEREAFISVSGDCPLHLDEIRHFLTLCPELSLGWFEEGRLVAFIIGSLWDQDRLSQAALTLHKPRGTAVHIHVLAVHRTFRQQGKGSILMWRYLQYLRCLPFARRAVLMCEDFLVPFYEKCGFKALGPCQVTVGALAFTEMQHAVRGHAFMRRNSGC, translated from the exons ATGCCGGTGCTCAGCACGTCGCCTTTCCTCAAGCCCGCTCGCTTGCGGTGCCCCCAAAACTCGCCCGGGCGCCAGCGACGCCACACGCTGCCCGCCAGCGAGTTCCGCTGCCTCAGCCCCGAGGATGCCATCAGCGTGTTCGAGATCGAGAGAGAAG CCTTCATCTCCGTGTCCGGGGACTGCCCGCTCCACCTGGATGAGATCCGCCACTTCCTGACGCTGTGCCCGGAGCTCTCCCTCGGCTGGTTCGAGGAAGGGCGGCTGGTGGCCTTCATCATCGGCTCCCTCTGGGACCAGGACAGGCTCAGCCAG GCGGCGCTGACCCTGCACAAGCCGCGGGGCACGGCGGTGCACATCCACGTGCTGGCCGTGCACCGCACCTTCCGGCAGCAGGGCAAGGGCTCCATCCTGATGTGGCGCTACCTGCAGTACCTGCGGTGCCTGCCCTTCGCCCGGCGCGCCGTGCTCATGTGCGAAGACTTCCTGGTGCCCTTCTACGAGAAGTGCGGCTTCAAGGCGCTGGGGCCCTGCCAGGTGACGGTGGGCGCGCTGGCCTTCACCGAGATGCAGCATGCCGTGCGGGGCCATGCCTTCATGCGCAGGAACAGCggctgctga